In one Dreissena polymorpha isolate Duluth1 chromosome 7, UMN_Dpol_1.0, whole genome shotgun sequence genomic region, the following are encoded:
- the LOC127839690 gene encoding E3 ubiquitin-protein ligase TRIM71-like translates to MSSRHRKSKDKVEKDTGYGSFTGSEREPSPEPEEIRCAPCSRENRKVDATKFCEDCNEHLCEKCVHDHQKFIVTKIHKITGKRTTKQTAARPKLSDKCTHHEGKVLELFCTDHDELCCSVCVAVSHRSCADVVYIPQAAVGVESSLELLEVKQKLQKVKDEVDTLRSHREENQQIVQQQKEEIINAILDMRIRVTDILDNLERNARHDLQTRYEDVITKIDTDVKTCDDVSSTLREHTMKIETIVNNEPELFVTVKKAKKSMAEGETVIENITKNLGKERLMFMGDRTLENLLNGMTSLGEFGDDTHVYTAQFEGEYNMSLSTDHGSSEDNTGSVCLPDGKVILTNTHHKRLKMLSPAFKVIDHVDLPGKPYDVCLAGPNEVVVSLREEKCLQFVTTDKKLKTTRAIKIGVACYGVLCLNGEIFVACVGGQYENRPQLRVYNMSGRMVRVIEKGPDGNMIFSSPRNIALSPDGTMLHVTDREYGVVTVGLYGQILSVYKNPELDSPRGICVDPNGNILACGQNSHNVIQLNAAGEKVGVLMKDKDSLHRPQSLCYIHRGPRSFLLITFLKSKFVKVYALG, encoded by the exons ATGAGCAGCCGACATCGGAAGAGTAAAGACAAGGTAGAGAAAGATACCGGATATGGTAGCTTCACCGGAAGTGAACGAGAGCCGTCACCG GAACCGGAAGAGATTCGCTGCGCCCCGTGCAGCAGGGAAAACCGGAAGGTAGACGCCACGAAATTCTGCGAGGACTGTAACGAGCACCTGTGCGAGAAATGTGTGCACGACCATCAGAAGTTTATCGTCACGAAAATTCATAAGATCACAG GCAAACGGACGACAAAGCAGACGGCTGCGCGCCCCAAGCTGTCGGACAAGTGCACGCACCACGAGGGCAAGGTGCTAGAGCTCTTTTGTACCGACCACGACGAGCTCTGTTGCAGCGTCTGCGTCGCCGTCAGTCACCGCTCCTGTGCCGACGTCGTATATATCCCCCAGGCGGCTGTGGGCGTCGAAAGCAGTCTGGAGCTACTAGAG GTCAAACAAAAACTGCAAAAGGTCAAGGACGAGGTGGACACGCTGCGCTCTCACCGAGAAGAAAACCAGCAGATTGTTCAGCAGCAGAAAGAGGAAATCATCAACGCCATCTTGGACATGCGCATTAGAGTCACAGACATATTGGATAATCTCGAACGGAACGCCCGCCACGACCTTCAAACCAG GTACGAAGACGTCATCACGAAGATCGACACTGACGTCAAGACGTGCGATGATGTCTCGTCGACGCTGCGAGAACACACGATGAAGATCGAGACCATCGTAAACAACGAGCCAGAACTGTTTGTCACCGTGAAGAAAGCGAAGAAGAGCATGGCGGAGG GAGAGACGGTCATTGAAAACATCACAAAGAACCTCGGTAAAGAACGCCTGATGTTTATGGGGGACCGAACGCTTGAAAACCTTCTCAACGGAATGACGTCACTCGGGGAATTCGGGGACGACACGCACGTTTACACGGCGCAGTTTGAAGGCGAATACAACATGTCGCTCTCAACAG ACCACGGGTCAAGCGAGGACAACACGGGCTCTGTGTGTCTGCCGGACGGCAAGGTCATCTTGACCAACACTCACCACAAGCGTCTAAAGATGCTGTCTCCCGCGTTCAAGGTCATTGACCACGTGGACCTTCCGGGCAAGCCGTATGACGTCTGCTTGGCTGGGCCCAACGAG GTTGTAGTGAGTCTACGCGAGGAAAAATGCCTGCAGTTCGTGACCACGGACAAGAAGCTCAAAACCACACGCGCCATCAAAATAGGCGTGGCCTGTTACGGCGTCCTATGTCTGAACGGCGAGATCTTCGTCGCGTGCGTGGGAGGCCAGTACGAGAACCGGCCGCAACTGCGCGTCTACAACATGTCCGGTCGAATGGTCCGCGTTATCGAGAAGGGCCCGGACGGGAACATGATTTTCTCCTCGCCGCGGAACATCGCGCTCAGTCCCGACGGCACGATGTTGCACGTGACAGACAGGGAATACGGCGTGGTAACCGTGGGCCTCTACGGGCAGATTCTCTCCGTGTACAAGAATCCCGAGCTTGATTCGCCGCGCGGGATATGCGTGGATCCAAACGGGAATATCCTGGCGTGTGGCCAGAACTCCCACAACGTAATCCAGCTGAATGCCGCGGGCGAGAAAGTCGGGGTTCTCATGAAAGATAAGGATAGTCTGCACCGGCCCCAGTCCCTGTGTTACATCCATAGGGGCCCTCGCAGTTTCCTCCTCATCACGTTCCTGAAGTCAAAGTTCGTCAAGGTGTATGCGCTAGGATAG